In Bdellovibrio bacteriovorus, the genomic window TGCGTGATTGATTCTTCAACGCCGCTGTTCTTACCAAACCGCCAAGTTAAAGAATTGCGCCAGAAACTTGTCAAAGAATTGGCGGACTTGCGCATTCAAAATGGCGCGGCCCCCGTCATCCCGCCGCAAGACGAAGTCATGAGCTGGATTGCGAGCAAAAAGGTTTCTAAAAACGCCACAGCAGGCCTTAAATTAAATCTTTTACTGCGCGATAAGGGACAAGCTGAAGACGTGGCTAACGCCGTTAAAACAGGCGAGCTGTCCGCTTCGGGAATCAATCTAGCCATCTTAGACTTTGAATTCGGTTTAGATTTTGGACCAAGTTTAAATGTCTTAAGAGCCGTCGGCCTTAAAGTGGGTGTGGCGACAACGCGTATTTTAAAACCCCTTGAACAGCGCAATATCAAACATCTTGCGAGCCTTAACCCTGATGCGATTTTAGCCCGCAACTTAGGGGCCGTTCAGTATTTGCAAGCGAACAACTATCAGGGCCAAATCCTTGGCGACTTTAGCTTAAACGTGGCCAATCATTTGACGGCGGAATACCTGTTAAATAAAGGCATTTCCACGTTGTGTTTGGGTTATGACCTTAATCACCTACAAGTCAGCGAATTGATTCAAGCCGGTCAGGCGGACCGTTTTGAGGTCACCGCCTACCAATACATGCCAAGCTTCCATATGGAACATTGCGTGTTCGCAGCATTCCTAAGCAAAGGTTCTAGTTTTAAGGATTGCGGTAAACCATGCGAAAAGCATGATGTGAAATTAAAAGACCAATTCGGCAACTGGCACCAAATTAAGCCAGATCAAGAATGCCGTAACACCATGTACAATGGAACATCGCAGTCTGCGGCTCGTTACGTTAAGGAATGGGAATCATTCGGTCTTGGGTATATTCGCTACGAGGCTTTAAAAGAGCGTGGCGCTGAACTTATCACGAAGATTCAAGCGCATTTGGACTTTATCAGTGGCAAAAAGAATTTGGATTCGTTGATCAAGGATTTGGGCAATGTTGAAAGTTACGGACTTTCTGAAAGCCACTTCCAACGCGAAAAAGAATATCAAAGCCGCAAAAAGGAACTTCGGGTGTAATCGATGACGGTCCTTTTGGTAGGCGTCATCGCGCCCATAGCCCTCATCGTCGTCTTTGACTTCTATTTCAGGGATAAAGCCTGATGTTCATCGGCCATTATGCGATCGCCATTGGGAACGCCTCATTTACCAAGGAAAAGGGTGCATTGACGTTAATCGCCCTTTCTTCCGCACTTCCTGATATTTTGATGCTGTCATTAAACCGTGTCGGAGTTTCTCTAAATTTTCACGCGGACCTTGGACTGTTAGCTTGTGTTTTGATTGTGATGCTATGTAGAGCTTTGTTGCGAGTTTCCAGAAAAGTATTTCTTTTGGCAATCCTGGCAATGGTTTTACATTTGCCTTTAGACCTTCCTTATATTTCGCATGATTCATCGAACTGGTACGCGCATCCGGCTTGGGATTTCACCCTGGAAGTGTCTTTACTTGTACTGTGCGGTGGATTTTATCTTCATCGGCAAAGACTTTCAAAACCAGCTTCTATGGCGTTTGTGACGATGTGTGCAGGGATCGTGGGTCTTCAGGCCGTTTGGAACTTTGTTGTCGGTTTTTAACCGGCAATCTTACTTAAATTTCGACTTTAAATAGGTCTCATACTCTCTTAAAACAGAATTCATAACCCCTTTAAGCAGAGCCTCAAACTCAGGGTCCGCCTGTTGGTTTACTCCTAAGGCCACAAAATCCTTCACGATCTGTGCTTCACGTTCGGCATTGAAAAAAGGCTGACCTTCTTGTTGTTTGATTTTCCAGATCGCCATCGTTAAATCACGACGGCGCAAAAGGAGCGCATGCATCTCTTTGTGAACCTGGTCAATTTCTTGGCGAAGACTGGCGATAGTTTCCATCATAAACCTTTTTAAATTAATCCAAACGGAACAGCGCAAATTTTAAATACCTTAGCTCTTCCATAGCCAAAGGATACGGATGATCCACCGGCTGCCCGCCCATATACACCAATGTCCCCTTTTTACGCGCACGTGAAAAGGCTTCCTGGCAGATTTCCATAAACTCTTTGGTCGAGATGTGGCTGGAACAAGAACTCGCCGCAAAAAGGCCCTCGTTATTCACAAGCTTGATTGAATTAGAAAAGACCTTGGCATAAGCCGCCTTGGCTTGCTCTACCGATTTTTCGTTGGGGGCAAAGCTAGGGGGATCGGTAATGACCAAATCATACTTTTTCTTTTCGGTGTTTAATTGCTCTAAATACGCAAAGGCATCGGTCGCGACATCGTGGTGAACTGTTTTAAGACCGTTGATTTCAAAGTTTCTTTCAACGGCTTGGATGGCGACCTTCGCGATATCGACGCTCGTCACCTCTTTCGCGCCACCTTTAGCGGCAAAAATAGAAAAGCCGCCGGTGTAGCTAAAAAGATTTAAAACGGTTTTATCTTTAGCAAAGTGCTGGATCATCTTGCGGTTGTCGCGCTGATCTAGGAAAAAACCGGTTTTTGCAGCATCACGAATGTTCGAGGCAAACAGAACGCCATTTTCAAGGAACTGTACTTCCGGGCGCAGAGTGCCGACGATATTGGTTCCTTTTTCATCAGCATCATTACGACGCTTTAGGTACACACACTTCACTGCCGGGAAAGCGGCCTGAATTTTCTCGGCAATCGCTGGCGCATGCCAGGTTCTTTCCATAATGGCGTGGTCATGCTTAATTACGGCGGTGTCGTTATAAACATCCACGATCAAGCCTGGTAGCCCGTCGCCTTCTCCGTTTATTAAACGGAAAGAATTGGTGACCGCCAGATCAAAAGTGCGACGAATTTCCACGGCCTTACGCCACTGGCTTTCAAAATAAAGTTCCAACGTCCGCTTGATATTGTTTTTTCTAAAAATCGGCTCATCGGCTAAAACCAAGACGCGAAAGCGCAACTGGGTGTCGTTTTGCCAGATCCCTAAGGCTAAGGTTTCGCCTTTATAACTTAAAAGGTGAATGCCGGACTTGACGGAACGACCCTCATCAAAGCAGTTCGCAAAAATCCAGCGGTGGCCTTGTTTAAGGTGCTTTGTCACATCCCTTTTAAGCTCTAGGGTGTGAACAGGTTCTTCAAATATAACGGCCGCTGGATTCATTAAGATTTCTCCGAAGGATGGGAAGTTTTAAGCTAATTTTACAGGGGCCACAAGGGGTTCTAGAGCTCCCTTCGCCCGGTTGGTAAATTTACAAGCCCGCCTTGACTCTAAAATCATTCTAAACGACTCTTCACGCCTATGAAATCCGTGGCCTTAGATCAAAAATTTTGGAAGCACTTTGCGAAGAATATTTGGGAAAAACAGGCCCTAGCGCTTAAGAACGTCAAATCCGGTTTGTTAGAGATGAGTGCTGCGGAAATCTTTGATCTTTTAGTCCTTTACAGCGACCGCTGCCGCAAGCTTAATGACCCTGAAGGGTTTAAGTTTTACATTGATGGCTTTAAGGCCGGCCCCGAAGACGTCTTGCAAGTCCTTCCAGAAAAATCAGACAAGTCCCTTTTAGGCTATCACCAGCGCATGGAAGCAGAGTTTTCAGATTATTGCCTGGTTTGTGATGAACTTTTGCAAGTGAACTTAAAAAAACAACACCTGCTCACCGACTTCACCGACGAGCTTTATCGCCACGTGGGATTCCCCAATCGTTTTTCAGAGATGGGCCTTTATTTAGGCAACTACCGCCAAACTCCGTTTGGAGTTCACGTCGATTCTTGCGGAGTATTCAGCTTCCCGGTTGTTGGAACTAAGAACTTCCGTTTATGGCCCGCGGGTTACGGCGAAAAGCATCCCGCCTTAGATCGCGCGTTTAAATACGACAAATACAAAAAAGATTCCGTGGTGATCAAAGCCGGCCCCGGCGATATGGTCTATTGGCCTTCATCCGCATGGCATATTGCTGAATCCGATGGGTCTTTCAGTGCGACATGGAGCTTAGGCGTTTGGGTCAACCAGCCCCACAAAGAAATGTTCACCGACTCCTTAAAAGATATTTTA contains:
- a CDS encoding chorismate mutase, translating into MMETIASLRQEIDQVHKEMHALLLRRRDLTMAIWKIKQQEGQPFFNAEREAQIVKDFVALGVNQQADPEFEALLKGVMNSVLREYETYLKSKFK
- a CDS encoding class I SAM-dependent rRNA methyltransferase, translating into MNPAAVIFEEPVHTLELKRDVTKHLKQGHRWIFANCFDEGRSVKSGIHLLSYKGETLALGIWQNDTQLRFRVLVLADEPIFRKNNIKRTLELYFESQWRKAVEIRRTFDLAVTNSFRLINGEGDGLPGLIVDVYNDTAVIKHDHAIMERTWHAPAIAEKIQAAFPAVKCVYLKRRNDADEKGTNIVGTLRPEVQFLENGVLFASNIRDAAKTGFFLDQRDNRKMIQHFAKDKTVLNLFSYTGGFSIFAAKGGAKEVTSVDIAKVAIQAVERNFEINGLKTVHHDVATDAFAYLEQLNTEKKKYDLVITDPPSFAPNEKSVEQAKAAYAKVFSNSIKLVNNEGLFAASSCSSHISTKEFMEICQEAFSRARKKGTLVYMGGQPVDHPYPLAMEELRYLKFALFRLD
- a CDS encoding JmjC domain-containing protein, with protein sequence MKSVALDQKFWKHFAKNIWEKQALALKNVKSGLLEMSAAEIFDLLVLYSDRCRKLNDPEGFKFYIDGFKAGPEDVLQVLPEKSDKSLLGYHQRMEAEFSDYCLVCDELLQVNLKKQHLLTDFTDELYRHVGFPNRFSEMGLYLGNYRQTPFGVHVDSCGVFSFPVVGTKNFRLWPAGYGEKHPALDRAFKYDKYKKDSVVIKAGPGDMVYWPSSAWHIAESDGSFSATWSLGVWVNQPHKEMFTDSLKDILSTKLGAKGDLPTTKFKSLHNKSGEVSELPQAYQDSLRTLQNLTSEELQEAFLKSWMKHISLQGFKTVPGVRLKLSYKSKIKLRSDRSLILWQQGVIKKNTYYFSFGGVLVESNSFPLLKLVQALNDRKAFVVGEFLKGKTAQADLKSLQTLADAGALSL